Genomic DNA from Ctenopharyngodon idella isolate HZGC_01 chromosome 1, HZGC01, whole genome shotgun sequence:
aacggtgacttcaaactttattattttcaataaaacagcacTAAGGCTTCCTGGAGGCTAGCTGAGGGCTGCCCGTGCAGGGCCAGAGCTAAGGGGCCAATGTTTTGCCAATGAGCAAATTCCCTAAGTGGGCCCATAAAGGGCCAGTGCAGACTTGTTTGCAGgctgatgtcatacgccgatcggtctgcacagCGCCGATGcctctcgaacaagcctattgtCTTCTGAGGAAATGAGCCAAAAATATTACTGATCTGGCGATACACTGatgtttgtccaatcaaatgctctgaTGAGTGAGAAAGTCCCTCCCCTAAACCACCCAACACTGACAAGTAGCAAGTAGCAAATTCATGTTCAAGACTGTGACGTAACTAAAAACTattggatatttttaaaatggacaAGCCCATTGACGCGCCTCACccaaacttcctgtttcaaaagAAATACACCAACATACCACAGAAAACTGCTCATTAATCACTAATTATACGATCCAAACAGGTCACAAACTTcagaacaaaatgaaacactCTTTATATCTAAATTAAACAGCAACTAGTTGCTTTAGTGCATCATAAGTTGAAATGAAACAGAGACTCACCGTGAATCATGAGCAGAAAGATCAGAGGAAGAGCAGGAGCCATTCTGACCAACATcagcataaaatatatatctataatACACCATAAATCATCACTCATATACTCATAAACAGTGTATGTTCATCACTCTAAACAGCTCTTAGTGTTAGTAAGATCTTTGAACATCTGAAGATTATTAATGCTCAACATcagtgtgtgtaaatgaacTGATCATTAGATGTACAGAAGATATTTCTCATGTCAGGAATCATGTGTTATATGAGCTTCATCTATAGAAATAAtcatcagtttttatttaagtaTGAATGTGTTTGTCTTACCGTGTTGAAGCTCATCAGATCAACAGCAACCAAATgactgactgttttaacaaaagCACTTTAGCTTCACAGTGAAGGACTTCCTGTGGTTAACACTTTATTAATGACAGGGCTGAAAATATCAGTTTCCCTCCTCCAACACTGAActataacaaaagaaaaataaatatattttctttaagttaatttaaatatagttACTCAATATATTTAGAGAAGAGGATTGTGTAACCACTTGTCCCACTGGATATTTCACACTTATTATGAAGGTTAGTTGATGTTTTTGCTTTCAGAAAGATTTTTGTCCTCTTTTGTCTGTCGCCCCCTACTGGACATCTTTGATTATTGTGTCACGTGATTCATGCTTCTGTACAGCATTAGAGGCAAGCAGGTGATCAGAGGATTTACTGATGTGcagaacttaaagggatagttcacccaaaatgaaaattatcccatgatttactcaccctcaagccatcctatgtgtatcttctttcagacgaacacaattgaagtccaaaaaaggtgtctttaactactatgtacttccatttaaattaataaattgataCAATACACTTCTTGTGTATAATCatgttttttacattgtacttatattaaaaaaaaacctgcatgtaattacatctgtacttaatttctgtaattatatttataattacactattGACCCATCctttacaccttaacccacccttaaacctacccataccactaaacctgtccctaaccttacccgtatccacaTCAAAAGCAGCAAAAGCgtacaatacaatatgaacacaatgattacatttgttttgaatgtatttacaatgagtgtatttatttttggatgtaAGTACacagtagttaaggccacctaatataaagtgggaccaaaatatccatatttaacactttagaagctaaaataactagcttccggtagACGGCCTACATAAGTCAACTTGTGCCACGAGAGTAACTTCTGATGTGATGTATGATGCAGGATGTTGAGTGTTGTAAGCGGTtaaaacaaatagggctgggcaacaaactcaagctcctcttctcttatatcgaaatactccgacatttctctttaaaatttatcattttagacttctaatttgtgaccagtgttttgttttgctctatcctctgtgcttctgaTTCGTCAGTGcatcatgcgtcaggtcagagatTACTGTTTTGGCGTAAGTCGATTTGCGTAGGCCacctgccggaagctagttattgaattattttaacCACATTGCTTTGctccagaaggcctttattaaccccctggagctgtgaggatattatttatgatggatggatgagctTTTTTAGAACAAAATCaggagcgccattcactaccataataaagcttggaagagtcaggatatattttaatataactctgactgtgttagtctgaaagaagatagctatatacacctgggatggcttgagtgtgagaaaatcataggataatttttatttttgagtgaactatccctttaagacatattttattaaaaaaaaaaatatatatttgacttTTCTGTAATTCGCTAAAGTCCAGATGAGATTTAACTATGCAAAGTCCTTCAGTATCTGTTAATTGTACATCAgactcttttatttatttatttcccatTAAATGACCGATTCATAATTTGTCAACAACTATCAGTATTCTATTTTGAGGAGGTTTCTTATGATCAGATGTCGTGGAGCACTatagactccaaaacaaaactgactgcagttcaacattaataataaatcaagCAAGAACAACTGAAAAGCAATGAAATAATGCCCAATGTTTAACAAAAGTAACGTCACTGAATGAAGTAGTTTTAGCATTTTTCATTCTCTCAGTCTCTCTTCCAGAAATGAAATGATGAAAACAGACCAAACAGAGGAACCAGGAAATCAGAGAAGTTTCATCATGAACTCTAAATGTTTAGCTGCTTCTTTATGTATCAAGATAATTGGATTAGAACAAAACctttcaaagaaagaaagaaagaaagaaactgaCAAAGCaaacaacatttcaaaacaattaaattagaCACAAGCCAAGAAAAACAGACAACTTGGAAATTCTGGAACAATTAAACAATAGTGGTGAGAACAGTTTTCTACACTATAAACCTCTAAACAGAATTCAGTGACATCAGCAGTCGCTTCTACAAATGTGAGAAGATTTACTGCACAATTAATGAAATCCACTGAAAACAATTAATATTACTTTGATTTGCAGTTAGGCTACTTATTTCCCTCTATGTTTAGGTTGACCAGGTGTTGGGAAAACCTCCCCATTTTACGGCAAACtctaacagtctgcaaacataCTGCAGAAAGCCTGACCATCACAGTCTGCAGGTAACCAGAGCAATTGTGCAGTAATTATTTTCACCAGCAGAAGGCGCTGCGAGCTACACTGattgcttaaaggattagttcacttctgaatgagaatttcctgataatttactcacccccatgtcatccaagatgttcatgtctttctttcttcagtcgaaaagaaattaaggtttttgatgaaaacattccaggatttttctccttatagtggacttcaatggactccactgttgaaggtccaaattacagtttcagtgcagcttcaaagggctttaaacgataccagacgaggaataagggtcttatctagcgaaacgatctgtcattttctaaaaaattaaatgtatatgctttataaacacaaatgatcgcttccgtattcttcaaaaagcttacgctgtatgtcctacgccttccctattcgaATTATGGAATGAATGCggcgccagttccattttttccgtaagtagaatagggaagacATACATCAGGGTCCCGGGCCATACATGTGACAGGACATCCACCCCCAGCGGGGTTCTCCTGTCCTTGACTGAAAAAACAGTGGGCAGTGCATGTTTTCTGCAGATGTAAAAAGTTTCACATAAGCCCAGCAGAACCGATCCTATATCTGTGACACTATTACAGGGTGGAAGCGCTACTCCCTGATCTTCAATGCTCTTAAATGTTTGTTGCCCCATATTAAGAACATCTATGTCAATTGCAACAGGGAAAGAGATTGAGTAACTCCTTGCCTGTGAATGACACCACAGTTGCGTTGTTCTTTCAGACTAACACATGGGTAGGGTTTTGGTCCTAAagagccgctgtcctgcagagtttagctccaactctaATCAAACACCGAACAAGCTAACCAGGATTACTAAGGCTttaggcaggtgagttttttttcaggtttggagctaaactctgcaggacagcgacTCTCTAGGGCCGAACTTGTCTACCTCTGGACTAACACATTTCAGCGCCAGAAGGACCGCCTTCAACTCCAAATAATTTATGTGACGCTCTTTCAGTACTGACGACCACTCCCCTCTTACAGAGCTTTCATCGCACAGAGCTACCAATCCATGTCAGGATGCATCTGTCGTCACCACTATACAAGACGATTCCCTCTGCCAACAGATCCGAGTTTCCACAGGGGATCAGAGCTTGAACGATGACTGCTATCATCGAGGCCATAAGCCCTAGCAGCCACAGAACTGTAAGGAAACTCACTTGCCCAGCTGAAAAGGAGTCAATAGCTGCAAAAATCTGCTGCCCTCCATGCTGACAGCACAGCTGTGTTCTGCACTGAATCTATCTCTAAAGCAACATATAAAATCATCTGGCTCAGTACCAATGAAATCTTTAGAGAGATTTATTAAGAACACCAGAGCTTGAAAATGGGAGACAAGTGCTTGTGTTTGTTACACTGCTTGTTCCCTGCTGTCTGCTGAACTGCAAAGAAACTTGTACGCAATCCGCTCGGAGAAAAACCTTGGAAACTTTCTGCACCTTGTAACACCTGAGGTGCCTTGCTAAACAAAAAACTAGGATGTAGGACAAATCTTGGATAGGGTGCAAGCCCCCAATTTTCTTTGGGAGGAGGAAGTAACGGCTGTAAAATCATTTTTCCATTTTCCCCTGTGGAACCACCTGAAGGGGGAAGCGTGACCACTtgaaacatgtcatcagagaattCCTCACTCCCAACAAGTGAGACAGAGTCCTCATGGCACTCAACGTCCTGATCAAAGTCAGGGGCAAATCAGGTCTTCCTTCAAAATCGGGTCTACATTAGGATCCCAAGTGATTCAAATGGCTCAAATGACTTTTAATAGGTACTCTCAGTGCCTGATTCCTATAAAATCACGTTATGATAAATGCTATTTGACCTGTTTTATAATGACTATTAATGTCTGTATTACTTATCTTAtttactagcatagcatacagataCCTGCTTAGCCTGATGGCTTAGTTTATCCAAAATAAATTGCCCAGCtgttgaagaaaatcactcaacTGTCATTGCACAGTCACCAGTCAGAACTAATGATGGAGCAGAACTGTTGAAGGAGGTTTTCAAGGCTCTGCGATGGAGGAGTTACATAAGCGTTTGAGTATTCAtacattttgttattattatacagaGTATATGAATGGTTATAGCAATGAATGCTGCATTTGTAAATTCTATTGTATGAAAAGGAATGGCAAAGTAAAACTGTTGAGAATCAGCTGAGGCTCTGTCATTTCttagtttactttatttagcTCAGGAGTGTTTATTATGTGGCTGCGAGTGGGAAAGAAAGCGCACGAGATGAGACATTTCAATTGTTAAAGGGGATGTCaaatgcattctgacttataaAAGAGAAATGTCAAAAAATGAGTTGGGCATATGACAGAGTaattctgtgccaaatacactctTTCAGGGTTcgtatttttttaagttttggaaggtttttttttttttttttttttttttttgagtatggtCCTGTATGATGTCATAAAGGCAGGGATTCCTTGTATGGGTACTTCTCCCggaaatgcacacacacacacatcaaccagagcgagagcaaGAGAACGCCCATCAATGTGCTTCATCTCGGGTTACGAATGTcatcggcagcgctgcacaggacttgctcgagaaagatttgtcattttgtttttagaccacgaaatcaacaatgtcaccaaagaagtgtgtttttggctgtgagggaaagataacatCACGGCATTTCGGTGacgaatgttttttaaacaaggTTCAGTTTGACATGGGATTtgcagatcgtttgaaactggaAGATGGAGCGGTTCCAGCGATAAAAGATCCCGGTCAGGAGTCAGGACCGCAAGCGgtaagtaaaactgcatcaaatgtctgtgttgTTGGCAATCGGTGCGTGAGTGCATCTAatgctcgtgactctttagctccgttCACGGCACGCTTCCAGGAGCTTGACTGTTTTTGGAAAGAAGTGGTACAGCGTATCTGTCTTTTATAAacctgataaaactaaagactcttcagagatatgaaggatgcaatactactctataCTACTCAAGATTCACATGAGATTGGCAGcaattgtgtgtgtgcgtgtgtgtgtgtgtgtgtgttatgtcccctttaagagaATGAATTAAGAACACATTTATACATAGTTAACCAAaccataatttattttcatactGCATGACAATTACAGTACAGCTTCAAATCTATTATTAATCAATCAATAGCTGCAATAGTCAAACAAGTAAATAATAAGCATATAAgttttgattatatttattagatTCATGTGCGtatatgtatttgtatattttacattttaaagtaaagtaAACTAGTGGCAATGAAAGCTGACTGTGTTGTCTCCTCTCAGTGACTGCAAGAAGCTGAACAGTGTCAGCTTAGTTTGTCCTGTTCTTTTGATGATGGTGTAGGGTGTTCCAAATGAACAGTTATTGTCAGTGAAGTCCACTTCAACGGATATTCAGTGCTCAGGGAGCAGTGAACACTCAGTAGGGACCATGTCAATCAGAATGCACCTTTTGGTTGCTCATTCATCACATGGTCACACATGAACACAATCCATTACTATCTTTTACAAAAGTCACTTCACTGCAGAATGTAAACTCTATAGTGGTGTTTACACAAAGTCCTTAGTTTTTATTGGGAGTTGTGATGTGGGCGTGTCCAGTGCTGCGACAAAAGTTGAGTAAAGTTTAACTTGTGCTTTATCTTAACGTGATGTCTTACTATCGGTGCGTTCCAAACAGGATATTTTGCCCTCCGAAGGGTACTTtggagtgaaaacaatcatggccgccatattgaagggtcgttccaaaccgaagtgctcaaaactggccacttcaaagggcccttcggaatgaaggatttcaAAAGGTACAACTGCTGGACACTTtgggcccccatgatcctttgcacagggaagttgtttgacgTCACAGAATAGGTAGGAGGTTAggagttcgattttacctataaatgtatatatagtatttttctatactactgcAATATTTATATGAGTTAGCTTTGGTACATTAATATGGTCAAAAtgacattgtacttcaacaaaaatactttacagcttcctttatcagtccattcaaatgtttcacatacatagacacaatatacattatattaaaagaaaacacCGGCAGTAGCTTATAATGTTACTACATTACATGAATGCGTATTAATGCAAAGAGTAATCTAGGGGAAAAAAGATGAAGGcgcctccttgattgtctcgttaagatgaTGCTGAAGTGTGTTccaaaaaaaatagtttttttgacccctacacccttcatcccttggaagctctcactccggagggtaaaccctttgaagggattagggcatagggatgagcccttccgaacGGAATGCAGGGTATGTGTGGAGGAGCATTCATTTGTTGTTAGTTCTTATAGGTTATTCACTGTTACGGGTGCACTGATGATCAATTCTGTTTTCTCTATTTCCTGTGACGGATTGTTTGTAGAAAGAGCGATTAGCGGGAGCCTACTTTCTGTTGACCGTATTGCATCGATTTCTGCTGTATAGTGTTTCcatcaaataaaatcaaatgtaagcTAAGTTCAGCAGTAGCTCTTTTGATGATGACCGACAGCGAACGAGTCATGAAGGACTATCCCACTATCTTGCTCATATGTTGCGACTGGATGCTGCTTCAATGTGGCTACAACAGAAATAAGATGagggaaacacatttacacaaacattacaaaaaaaaaaaaaaaaaaacacatataatAAATCTACAGTGCAAcagtaaaataattatttcacttttttatgaTTTGATTACTGACAGCTAAATGACTGTTGCAACTGAAagaaaatactgtttaaaatgtattgacTGTATATTTTCTTCTTTACTGATTATAAAGAGAAGATCACATTGAGGATCTCACACTTACTGATTCTCATATTCAGAAGAGCCTGAATGGTGAACAGCAGGTCTGGGATGGACAGTCTATGTGAAAGACACATTGACTATTAGACAGATTACCTGACTTTGAAAGCACAAACTCTGTCACATGTgtagtttttgatattttacttACTGTGAGTGTGTTATATAGATCAGAAGATCTTGACTTCGGGTCAAGAGCTGCATATGTTCCTGTGCTGGGAGAATCATTCTACAGGGAAACAGAGAGAAGGACTTACAATACAAAACAAGTGTTTTTAAATAGTTACCATGACAGTAAGTGTCCCTAAcaacacatacacaaaagtgTCCATCTAAAACAACTCTGGACCTCGAGATCCACTTttttctgcagagtttagctccaaccctaatgaAACACACCTACCTGCAACTCTGTAGTAATCCTGAAGGCACTAGCTGCATCTGAAAACCTTGGCAGCTGATTGTTGCCCCGCTGCCCTATCAGGTAATGACTTAGCAGGCAGCATTTCCTCACACAGGTACCTcatgaaactgatttcagacagactaaTGAGGCAGCATAACGGTTAAACgatcaacaacaaaacagaggGAGCTTTGGTGACAACAAAGTGagtatttaattactacaatactaatttctcactagaaatgtcatcaaaagtggaaaaggttggtcaaaatgtacattttacgCACAAACTGGTCACCAACCTCTTCATTTTTTAGCTCATCTGCCATGGAACGCAACAtgcaggattgtgggatattaAAGGCATGAAGGGATACATCTGTGCTGCCTTCAAAACTCgttcagatgaaggtatctcaggagacaggatgTGGAACGATCATTGGATTCGGATGTGACTCGTTACCTTCCTACTTCCGTATCCTGCCTGCAGAGGCGGCATTTTTCAGTTTCCGGACGCAGACCTTGagtagcttgttcaggtgtgtttgattagggttggagataaactgcaggaaagtggacctcAAGGTCCAGAGTTGATCTAAAGTGTAATCACTCCACAGTCTCTTTCTCCTCACATTTTGACTACAGCAGTAAACACACGAGTGTGATAATACACGTGTTATACATGTAGAAAGAAGATCCAACTGATTTACTGAATTATTTGATCATCTCACCTCATACTCGTGTATTACAGATcttctgtttttccttttccTCTGACTGTTAAAAGACAACACAAACAagccatttattttaataatgtccttttgtatttatttaaaagcattttatttctaCTCTTTATTGATCgattttgtttacattatgaatatgatgattatgatgatgatgataatgaatAATCCTCCAGATGTCGCTGCGATCACAATCACATTCCTACCAGCACCATGATGAACTGAAAGAGGAAGATCATCATGATTAATTCTCCAAACCGATGAATGATGTGAAGATACAGGagtgtcttaaaggattagttcactttcaaataaaattttcctgataatttactcaccctcatgtcatccaagatgtccatgtccttcttttttcagtcgaaaagaaattaaggtttttgatgaaaacattccaggatttttctccttataatggacttcaatggactccacagtttcagtgcagcttcaaaaggctttaaacgataccagacaagcaataagggtcttatctagcgaaacgatcgtacattttctaaaaaaaataaaataaaataaaataaaaaataaataaaataataaaataataatacaactgtgtatgctttataaacaaatgatcgcattGCAAGTGCTTctgctttccgtattcttcaaaaagcttacgctgtatgtcctacaccttccctattctacttacagaACGAatgcggcgccagttccgttttttacaaaagttgaatagggaaggtgtaggacatacagcgtaagctttttgaagaatacggaaagtggaagcaattgcaaggcgatcatttgtttataaagcatatacagttgtatttttttagaaaatgaccgattgtttctctagataagacccttattcctcgtctggtatcgtttaaagccctttgaagctgcactgaaactgtaatttggaccttcaactgtggagtccattgaagtccactataaggagaaaaatcctggaatgttttcatcaaaaaccttaatttcttttcgactgaagaaagaaagacatgaacatcttggatgacatgggggtgagtaaattatcaggaaattttcattcaaaagtgaactaatcctttaataaaagcttcacctgtgacagttacagcgtctgatctctgagatccatgttgattgtgagcctgacagtagaagcgtccactctgtagtgcactgaaactctgtccagatccaacagctgagctttcattctccttaaaccagctgaagttcagagcaggagggtttgaatcactgctgcagatcagagtcactgaatctcctgacactatttcaccagatccaGATATCAACACTAAGACGTTCCTGGGAGGATCTGAAACAGAAAAACATATATAATcattaacaattacaataaattttaaatgtaacgtCACAGTTACTGAAtcatcattaactcacacatgacgtttaaagtcacagcatcagagtatttctctccatgttcattgatggatctgcacttgtattctccactgtcatcagagctgatctttgagatgctgtagattcttccagatcctacaaacgttcctcctttaaaccagctgatttctgcaggagggtttgaatcactgctgcagatcagagtcactgaatctccctccattATTTCACCAGATGGACTGATGGAGATCACTGGATTCTCTGGAGGATCTACAGGAGAAATATGTAATATCAAGACTCCACATGAAAAATAAGAGTGTGAATAATATGTACATGGTATATGGcatttttttctattctttGTAATGTTTGAGCCTTTTTagattgtatttattatattatgttaattattaatattctatttataattttatttgatatttaatgtgttttattctTGATTCTAATTTTTAACATACTCTGGATTTGTCACAAGAGTAATTTTGCTGTGTCACACAATGACAATATATAAAGCGTTTGAACTTGAACATGCATGTACATTACAGTATGGCCTCAGAgtcaaaaatatgaatattacatatataaatgTGACTAGTTGGATTTTGCACACATGGTCTGAGTCTAGAATTGCTTCACATTCAAGTAAATGGAAATTTACATTCAAGCATCATTCACCCCACCAATgtacttttatttctgtttttacagaatttcgcataaacaacatgaattCTTGGATCCAACATGAATGGGGACATAAAAGTGAAGCTTGTTATTTCATAGAATCATTTTGAATCATTCTTCTGTTAAAATGAATGCATTATTTGAgctttaaagtgtttaaaatcACATATATTGTTCACATTTTGTGCTGTACTGTTGAAACAGTATTTTAACGTTGTTTTAATGATCAGCCCAGTTTACTTCCACTTTTAAACAAAAGGAGGGACAAATGAACTCTACTGGCTTTAGAAATAAAACTTCAAAGAATATACTTACATCTGATATTGAGTTGAACAGCAGGAGATCTGTAACTGTGTCCATCTACACCACAGCTATATCTGTCTGTATCTTCTCTGCTGACTCTCCAGAGGTTGAGCTGGTTTCCAATAATTCCTGTAGTTAATGGCTGTGAgtttctgtaccagatgaatgttgctctgtcagtcagagtgcagctgcttttacatgtcagacggactgaatctccctctgtcactctctcaggagactccacctgaagatctgaacacaacacacacattatatctagtgctgctgtcatacactgattattattcaacataatgcacagaagaagagagaaacctcATGAAAGTCACCTGTGACAGTAAGAGTCACTCCTGGTTTACCAGTCCATTTACCATCAGGTATATCAGTGATGAATCTGAAATAGTACtcgtgtgaatccttcagtgtcacatgactcagtctgatggtgcagttctgctgtttatCTCCCAGATACTGAAGCCTCTGTCTGTATTCAGGGTCCTTAGACAGATCTGGAGGCTTTACACCCCTAATAAAGGCTTTTGTCCAGAACACTTTCTTGATCTGATATCCAGCAGGgtatgtataagtgcagttcattatcactgatgagtcctttagtgcaca
This window encodes:
- the LOC127497496 gene encoding B-cell receptor CD22-like translates to MSQIPAPSLLLVFMLMISGVCSQWSVSYSPSHICALKDSSVIMNCTYTYPAGYQIKKVFWTKAFIRGVKPPDLSKDPEYRQRLQYLGDKQQNCTIRLSHVTLKDSHEYYFRFITDIPDGKWTGKPGVTLTVTDLQVESPERVTEGDSVRLTCKSSCTLTDRATFIWYRNSQPLTTGIIGNQLNLWRVSREDTDRYSCGVDGHSYRSPAVQLNIRYPPENPVISISPSGEIMEGDSVTLICSSDSNPPAEISWFKGGTFVGSGRIYSISKISSDDSGEYKCRSINEHGEKYSDAVTLNVMYPPRNVLVLISGSGEIVSGDSVTLICSSDSNPPALNFSWFKENESSAVGSGQSFSALQSGRFYCQAHNQHGSQRSDAVTVTVHHRLGWHVWLGISVACVGFFIIIIILFIMRKRRDANTEDLTVKQDNLYSDVTGRDVHVSESADFDDAQYTTVAFSKPRRDRNAPDRRDSEEIQYATVQHHKNKQTKRSEENESQYDNIRIHQPESAVRRSNVESVEEASVIYSRVK